The Nocardioides salarius genome includes a region encoding these proteins:
- a CDS encoding sensor histidine kinase has translation MLHERDRTGWSDSSARDVLQLMVESVAELVGFRVAALSVVIGEELVTTAYTGPQERDEDAWASDPVAVLEEILAVAEPRGRLHFIDGEQHDDLAGHWVVTLEEAGEGPDAWHPYDGLIAVLRDDDGAPVGVLSVDQPVSGRRPGPDQLRLLERYAAQAARAVVTTLERESLLARVEHAERARGLVRSAALGTDGTLEDVVESTHRPLAEGFAASSSWVQVADGDGSAGGPARLRDGTPVELPDVVCEVARRLAPSLWARQEAMVVDPGRDGDLPAGLEPDLVEAVQEGLAWLGPARLLGVPLGAGPQSLGFLVLTRRPQDPPWSRAETAAALELGHDLGAALATARALERERRVVHELQELAEERARLVATLTHELRTPLTVVAGNLEMLEDLGTSPEAQRHHTALARGTERMQQIVDDMLLLARVSDPTHPLVARDVDVAVVVADLEALIAPTALAEGLRLLVDVGGDDLVVAGDHDEVDRALGNLVSNAVKYTGRGGTVRVSARRDGDRVVLEVGDDGLGISDDDQQRLFRAFYRSSNPDALREPGTGLGLVTVAHIAERHGGSVTVRSELGVGTVFTLRLPVAHC, from the coding sequence GTGCTGCACGAACGCGACCGGACCGGTTGGTCGGACTCGTCGGCACGTGACGTGCTGCAGCTGATGGTCGAGTCCGTCGCCGAGCTCGTCGGATTCCGGGTCGCGGCGCTCTCGGTGGTGATCGGCGAGGAGCTGGTGACCACCGCCTACACCGGCCCGCAGGAGCGCGACGAGGACGCCTGGGCCAGCGACCCGGTCGCGGTGCTCGAGGAGATCCTGGCGGTCGCCGAGCCCCGCGGGCGGCTGCACTTCATCGACGGCGAGCAGCACGACGACCTGGCCGGCCACTGGGTCGTGACGCTGGAGGAGGCGGGGGAGGGGCCCGACGCCTGGCACCCCTACGACGGCCTGATCGCGGTCCTGCGCGACGACGACGGCGCCCCCGTGGGCGTGCTCTCGGTCGACCAGCCGGTCTCGGGACGGCGGCCGGGCCCCGACCAGCTGCGGCTGCTGGAGCGCTACGCCGCCCAGGCGGCGCGGGCGGTCGTGACGACCCTGGAGCGCGAGTCGCTGCTGGCACGCGTCGAGCACGCAGAGCGGGCTCGAGGGCTGGTGCGCAGCGCGGCCCTCGGCACCGACGGCACCCTCGAGGACGTCGTCGAGAGCACCCACCGGCCGCTGGCGGAGGGGTTCGCCGCCTCCTCGTCGTGGGTGCAGGTCGCCGACGGCGACGGCAGCGCCGGCGGGCCGGCGCGACTGCGCGACGGCACCCCGGTGGAGCTGCCGGACGTGGTCTGCGAGGTGGCCCGGCGGCTCGCGCCGTCGCTGTGGGCCCGCCAGGAGGCGATGGTCGTCGACCCCGGCCGCGACGGCGACCTGCCCGCGGGCCTGGAGCCCGACCTGGTGGAGGCCGTGCAGGAGGGCCTCGCCTGGCTGGGCCCGGCCCGCCTGCTGGGCGTCCCGCTCGGCGCCGGACCGCAGTCGCTGGGGTTCCTGGTGCTCACGCGGCGCCCGCAGGACCCGCCCTGGTCGCGGGCCGAGACGGCCGCGGCGCTCGAGCTGGGCCACGACCTGGGGGCCGCCCTGGCGACGGCGCGCGCCCTCGAGCGGGAGCGCCGGGTCGTGCACGAGCTGCAGGAGCTGGCCGAGGAACGGGCCCGCCTGGTCGCGACCCTGACCCACGAGCTGCGCACCCCGCTGACGGTGGTGGCCGGCAACCTGGAGATGCTCGAGGACCTCGGCACCTCGCCCGAGGCGCAGCGCCACCACACCGCCCTGGCCCGGGGCACCGAGCGGATGCAGCAGATCGTCGACGACATGCTGCTGCTGGCCCGGGTCAGCGACCCCACCCACCCGCTGGTGGCCCGTGACGTCGACGTGGCGGTCGTGGTCGCCGACCTCGAGGCCCTCATCGCCCCCACCGCCCTGGCCGAGGGTCTGCGGCTGCTCGTCGACGTCGGGGGCGACGACCTGGTCGTCGCCGGCGACCACGACGAGGTCGACCGGGCCCTGGGCAACCTGGTCAGCAACGCCGTGAAGTACACCGGGCGCGGCGGCACCGTGCGCGTCAGCGCCCGCCGCGACGGCGACCGCGTCGTGCTCGAGGTCGGCGACGACGGTCTCGGCATCAGCGACGACGACCAGCAGCGCCTCTTCCGCGCCTTCTACCGCAGCAGCAACCCGGACGCGCTGCGCGAGCCCGGCACCGGGCTGGGGCTGGTCACCGTCGCGCACATCGCCGAGCGCCACGGCGGCAGCGTCACGGTGCGCTCGGAGCTGGGCGTCGGCACCGTCTTCACGCTCCGGCTGCCGGTGGCCCACTGCTAG
- a CDS encoding PPOX class F420-dependent oxidoreductase gives MSTAPLPDDVVDLLRRPNPCVVATLRKDGTPVTVPTWYLLETDGPHAGTVLVNMDDTRVRLGHLRRDPRISISVLDSESWYTHVSMIGEVVDMRPDEGLVDIDRLSQHYGGRDYPDRESPRTSAWVRIDRWHGWGAAKQD, from the coding sequence ATGTCCACTGCCCCGCTGCCCGACGACGTCGTCGACCTGCTGCGCCGCCCGAACCCGTGCGTGGTGGCGACCCTGCGCAAGGACGGGACCCCGGTCACCGTCCCCACCTGGTACCTCCTCGAGACCGACGGGCCGCACGCCGGCACCGTGCTGGTCAACATGGACGACACCCGGGTGCGGCTGGGCCACCTGCGCCGCGACCCGCGCATCAGCATCTCGGTGCTCGACTCCGAGAGCTGGTACACCCACGTGTCGATGATCGGCGAGGTCGTCGACATGCGGCCCGACGAGGGCCTGGTCGACATCGACCGGCTCTCGCAGCACTACGGCGGACGCGACTACCCCGACCGTGAGTCGCCGCGCACCAGCGCCTGGGTGCGCATCGACCGCTGGCACGGCTGGGGCGCCGCGAAGCAGGACTGA
- a CDS encoding HNH endonuclease, with amino-acid sequence MTTSDELPATAGECVAMLEELEALKSHLAARQARITAHLDDLQADASARSVGAQVALARHESPHRGSRLLAMACTLVDDLPHVFQALDDGLINEHRAEILASEAEHVHSALRPDYDTALGELLGTGAPLGDRALRLAAQRIAMRLDDQAAARRRERAHRNRRVTSQRREDGTTQITAIVSDVHAAAIMQSLHLRAAQLKNQPDEDRSHSQIVADLFVSRLTGQITATHTPIALNIVISAEALLGDGDEPAEVVPMYGGAGGPIPASVARRLVTCAPEMGTRVRRLFADTEQLVAMESTSRTFDGLLRQFITLRDRTCRTPWCNAPIHQHDHITPDHQGGPTSIPNGQGLCTACNQLKEEPGWHHRVLHHYDLDPHDVETTSPAGQTVHSRAPDPPGLIPPEPTWTEESPGHWVLSA; translated from the coding sequence ATGACCACCAGCGACGAGCTGCCCGCCACGGCGGGCGAGTGCGTCGCGATGCTGGAGGAGCTCGAGGCGCTGAAGTCCCACCTCGCTGCGCGCCAGGCCAGGATCACCGCGCACCTCGATGACCTCCAGGCCGACGCCTCAGCCCGCTCGGTCGGCGCCCAGGTCGCGCTCGCCCGCCACGAGTCACCCCACCGCGGTAGCCGGCTGCTGGCGATGGCCTGCACCCTGGTCGACGACCTGCCCCACGTCTTCCAAGCGCTCGACGACGGGCTGATCAACGAGCACCGCGCCGAGATCCTCGCCAGCGAGGCCGAGCACGTCCACTCCGCCCTGCGCCCCGACTACGACACCGCCCTGGGCGAGCTGCTGGGCACCGGTGCGCCGCTGGGTGACCGGGCACTGCGCCTGGCCGCGCAACGCATCGCGATGCGCCTCGACGACCAGGCCGCCGCCCGACGCCGCGAACGCGCCCACCGCAACCGCCGCGTCACCTCCCAGCGACGCGAGGACGGCACCACCCAGATCACCGCGATCGTCTCCGACGTCCACGCAGCCGCGATCATGCAGTCCCTGCACCTGCGCGCCGCCCAGCTCAAGAACCAGCCCGACGAGGACCGCTCCCACTCCCAGATCGTGGCCGACCTGTTCGTCTCCCGCCTCACCGGCCAGATCACCGCCACCCACACCCCCATCGCGCTCAACATCGTGATCTCCGCCGAAGCACTGCTCGGCGACGGCGACGAACCCGCCGAGGTCGTGCCCATGTACGGCGGCGCCGGCGGACCCATCCCCGCCTCCGTCGCTCGGCGCCTGGTCACCTGTGCCCCCGAGATGGGCACCCGCGTCCGCCGCCTCTTCGCCGACACCGAGCAGCTCGTGGCCATGGAGTCAACCTCGCGGACCTTCGACGGCCTGCTGCGCCAGTTCATCACCCTGCGCGACCGGACCTGCCGCACGCCCTGGTGCAACGCCCCCATCCACCAGCACGACCACATCACCCCCGACCACCAAGGCGGCCCCACCAGCATCCCCAACGGCCAAGGCCTCTGCACCGCCTGCAACCAGCTCAAGGAAGAACCCGGCTGGCACCACCGCGTCCTGCACCACTACGACCTCGACCCCCACGACGTCGAGACCACCTCACCCGCCGGCCAAACCGTCCACTCCCGCGCCCCCGACCCACCCGGCCTCATCCCACCCGAACCCACCTGGACCGAGGAGTCTCCCGGCCACTGGGTGCTCAGCGCCTGA
- the pyrR gene encoding bifunctional pyr operon transcriptional regulator/uracil phosphoribosyltransferase PyrR — protein sequence MSAPPETTDEGRVVLDARDIARALTRISHEILERNKGSEDLVLLGIPTRGVGLARRIAERIAATEGVQVPVGSLDITLYRDDLRQQPARGPQHTEVPPGGIDGRTVVLVDDVLYSGRTVRAALDAMRDLGRPDVVRLAVLVDRGHRELPIRADHVGKNLPSARTERVMVRLDEYDGHDEVRIAGTGAEHDEVGGA from the coding sequence GTGAGTGCGCCTCCCGAGACCACCGACGAGGGCCGCGTGGTCCTCGATGCCCGTGACATCGCCCGGGCGCTGACCCGCATCTCCCACGAGATCCTGGAGCGCAACAAGGGCTCCGAGGACCTGGTGCTGCTGGGCATCCCGACCCGCGGCGTGGGCCTGGCCCGGCGCATCGCCGAGCGGATCGCGGCCACCGAGGGCGTCCAGGTGCCGGTGGGCTCCCTCGACATCACCCTCTACCGCGACGACCTGCGCCAGCAGCCGGCCCGCGGCCCCCAGCACACCGAGGTGCCGCCCGGCGGCATCGACGGGCGCACCGTCGTGCTGGTCGACGACGTGCTCTACAGCGGTCGCACCGTGCGCGCCGCGCTCGACGCCATGCGCGACCTGGGCCGCCCCGACGTGGTGCGCCTGGCCGTGCTGGTCGACCGCGGCCACCGCGAGCTGCCGATCCGTGCCGACCACGTCGGCAAGAACCTGCCCAGCGCCCGCACCGAGCGGGTGATGGTGCGCCTCGACGAGTACGACGGCCACGACGAGGTGCGCATCGCCGGCACCGGCGCCGAGCACGACGAGGTGGGCGGCGCGTGA
- the istA gene encoding IS21 family transposase, which yields MKSAEEIMKILDAYDLTGSLRDAGELAGCSHHTVKHYIERRAAAGVLDKAAARPQLIDAYLDKVEEWVERSQGKVRADVAHEKLVALGYTGSERTTRRAVAKVKTDYRAGRVRVHRPWVTEPGMWLQYDYGDGPVVDGVKTVLLVAWLAWSRFRVVLPLRDKTMPSVFAALDQTFRRLGGVPTYVLTDNEKTVTVEHIAGIAVRNPQLVAFAEHYSVTVHTCVPADPASKGGTESSVKISKADLVPKDTNLREAYTSFAELEAACEAFCAKVNTRAHRVTRRAPVEMLAEERARLHPVAAAPHTVAFGTTRMVPGNTPMVTFESGQYSVPHTLLGATVWVRAQGVGDGEQVVIVHVGEAGPLEVARHRRATPGSPQLIDEHFPAQPSGPLDRRPRAKNTAESEFLDLGEGARLWLVEAAAAGTTKMRVKMAEALSLAKLFDPVEVDWALGHAAVHGRFAEADLSSILDHHARGAAAGERDVHRASEDSSLTQGTSAWARLGQPDAHDAHDGHGVDGVSR from the coding sequence GTGAAGTCTGCCGAGGAGATCATGAAAATCTTGGATGCCTACGACCTGACCGGGTCGTTGCGTGATGCCGGCGAGCTGGCCGGCTGCTCGCACCACACCGTGAAGCACTACATCGAGCGCCGCGCTGCGGCCGGCGTGCTGGACAAGGCAGCGGCGCGCCCGCAGCTGATCGATGCCTACCTGGACAAGGTCGAGGAGTGGGTCGAGCGGTCCCAGGGCAAGGTCCGCGCCGACGTGGCCCACGAGAAGCTCGTGGCGTTGGGCTACACCGGCTCGGAGCGCACCACCCGCCGGGCGGTCGCGAAGGTCAAGACCGACTACCGCGCCGGTCGGGTGCGGGTGCACCGGCCATGGGTCACCGAGCCGGGCATGTGGCTGCAGTACGACTACGGCGACGGCCCGGTCGTCGACGGCGTGAAGACGGTGCTGTTAGTGGCCTGGCTGGCCTGGTCGAGGTTCCGGGTCGTGCTCCCGCTGCGGGACAAGACCATGCCCAGCGTGTTCGCTGCCCTGGACCAGACGTTCCGGCGCCTGGGCGGGGTGCCGACCTACGTGCTGACCGACAACGAGAAGACTGTCACCGTCGAGCACATCGCTGGGATCGCGGTCCGCAACCCGCAGCTGGTCGCGTTCGCCGAGCACTACTCGGTCACCGTGCACACCTGCGTGCCGGCCGATCCGGCGTCCAAGGGCGGCACGGAGTCGTCGGTGAAGATCAGCAAGGCCGACCTCGTGCCGAAGGACACCAACCTACGCGAGGCCTACACCAGCTTCGCTGAGCTCGAGGCGGCGTGCGAGGCGTTCTGCGCCAAGGTCAACACCCGGGCGCATCGGGTCACTCGTCGGGCACCGGTCGAGATGCTCGCCGAAGAGCGGGCCCGGCTGCACCCGGTGGCGGCGGCACCGCACACGGTCGCGTTCGGCACCACTCGCATGGTGCCGGGCAATACGCCGATGGTGACGTTCGAGTCCGGGCAGTACTCGGTCCCGCACACCCTGCTCGGGGCGACGGTGTGGGTGCGCGCCCAGGGCGTCGGTGACGGCGAGCAGGTCGTGATCGTCCACGTCGGCGAGGCTGGCCCACTCGAGGTCGCGCGCCACCGACGGGCCACTCCCGGCAGCCCGCAGCTGATCGATGAGCACTTCCCGGCTCAGCCGTCCGGGCCCCTGGATCGACGACCCCGCGCGAAGAACACCGCCGAATCAGAGTTCCTCGACCTGGGCGAGGGCGCGAGGTTGTGGCTGGTCGAGGCCGCTGCTGCGGGCACCACCAAGATGCGGGTCAAGATGGCCGAAGCGCTCAGCCTGGCCAAGCTGTTCGACCCCGTCGAGGTCGACTGGGCACTGGGTCATGCCGCCGTGCACGGCCGGTTCGCCGAGGCCGACCTGTCCTCGATCCTCGACCACCACGCCCGAGGAGCAGCAGCCGGCGAGCGCGATGTGCACCGAGCCAGCGAAGACTCCTCGCTGACCCAGGGCACCAGCGCGTGGGCCCGACTCGGCCAGCCCGACGCCCACGATGCCCACGACGGCCACGGCGTGGATGGGGTGAGTCGATGA
- a CDS encoding dihydroorotase, which yields MTEQNTILLRGASLLGEQSADVLVVGGVVAEIGSPSAEGARVVDADGLVALPGLVDLHTHLREPGREDAETVLTGSRAAAVGGFTAVLAMANTSPVTDTAEAAERVHDLGRAAGLVDVHPVGAVTKGLAGEELAELGLMARSRARVRVFSDDGRCVANPRVMRRALEYVKAFGGVVSQHAQDPDLAGPQSCCHEGELSGRLGLPGWPGVAEEVIVARDVMLARHTGSRVHVAHASTAGTVEVLRWARSQGIAVTAEVTPHHLLLTTDLLGDYDPTYKVNPPLRPAEDVEALRAALADGTIDAVATDHAPHARHDKEHAFVDAAFGMLGLETALPVVASVMVETGLMTWADVARVMSTTPAAIAGLEGQGRGLEVGAPANIVLVDPSADVTVDRDASVSLSRNNPWHGRTFGASVRHTLLRGRPTVLDGSLVEGR from the coding sequence ATGACCGAGCAGAACACGATCCTGCTGCGGGGCGCCTCGCTGCTCGGCGAGCAGAGCGCCGACGTGCTCGTCGTCGGCGGGGTGGTCGCCGAGATCGGCTCGCCCTCGGCTGAGGGCGCGCGTGTCGTCGACGCCGACGGGCTGGTGGCGCTGCCGGGCCTCGTCGACCTGCACACCCACCTGCGCGAGCCCGGCCGCGAGGACGCCGAGACGGTGCTCACCGGCTCCCGGGCCGCGGCGGTGGGCGGCTTCACCGCCGTGCTGGCGATGGCCAACACCTCGCCGGTCACCGACACCGCCGAGGCCGCCGAGCGCGTGCACGACCTGGGTCGCGCCGCCGGGCTGGTCGACGTGCACCCGGTGGGCGCGGTCACCAAGGGGCTGGCGGGCGAGGAGCTCGCCGAGCTGGGCCTGATGGCGCGCTCGCGGGCCCGGGTGCGGGTCTTCTCCGACGACGGCCGCTGCGTGGCGAACCCGCGCGTCATGCGGCGCGCGCTCGAGTACGTCAAGGCGTTCGGCGGTGTCGTCAGCCAGCACGCGCAGGACCCCGACCTCGCCGGGCCGCAGTCGTGCTGCCACGAGGGCGAGCTGTCGGGCCGCCTGGGCCTGCCCGGCTGGCCGGGCGTCGCCGAGGAGGTCATCGTGGCCCGCGACGTGATGCTCGCGCGCCACACCGGCTCGCGGGTGCACGTCGCGCACGCCTCGACCGCCGGCACCGTCGAGGTGCTGCGCTGGGCGCGGTCGCAGGGCATCGCGGTGACCGCCGAGGTGACCCCGCACCACCTGCTGCTGACCACCGACCTGCTCGGCGACTACGACCCGACCTACAAGGTCAACCCGCCGCTGCGACCGGCCGAGGACGTCGAGGCGCTGCGCGCCGCGCTCGCCGACGGCACCATCGACGCGGTGGCCACCGACCACGCGCCGCACGCGCGCCACGACAAGGAGCACGCCTTCGTCGACGCCGCCTTCGGCATGCTCGGGCTCGAGACCGCGCTGCCGGTGGTCGCCTCGGTGATGGTCGAGACCGGCTTGATGACCTGGGCCGACGTGGCCCGGGTGATGTCGACGACGCCGGCCGCCATCGCGGGTCTCGAGGGCCAGGGCCGAGGGCTCGAGGTCGGTGCGCCGGCCAACATCGTGCTCGTCGACCCCTCCGCCGACGTGACCGTCGACCGCGACGCCTCGGTCTCGCTCTCGCGCAACAACCCGTGGCACGGGCGCACGTTCGGGGCCTCGGTGCGCCACACGCTGCTGCGCGGGCGGCCCACCGTGCTCGACGGGTCGCTGGTCGAGGGGCGCTGA
- a CDS encoding IS3 family transposase, whose product MVEYNNASSPPSGMTTWRAGCGESRTSGSEGGPGKPTSREADRAPRSDPYTYCRTFAGWVYAAFVIDVYSRRVVGWQLSKSLRTDLALDALEMGLWTREHAGQDTTGVIAHSDKGVQYLAVRYTQRLTEAGAVASVGSTGDSYDNALAEAFNSLFKAELIRNKGPWKNIDDLEIAVAEYIDWFNHRRLHGEIGLVPPVEFEEEHYRHNPAPTTVDASLQSLH is encoded by the coding sequence ATGGTCGAGTACAACAACGCCTCCTCCCCGCCCAGCGGCATGACCACGTGGAGAGCCGGATGCGGTGAGAGTCGCACGTCCGGTTCGGAGGGCGGGCCGGGGAAACCCACCAGTCGAGAGGCTGACAGGGCGCCCCGGTCCGACCCCTACACCTACTGCCGCACCTTCGCCGGCTGGGTCTACGCCGCGTTCGTCATCGACGTCTACTCCCGCCGAGTGGTGGGCTGGCAGCTGTCGAAGAGCCTGCGCACCGACCTGGCGCTGGACGCTCTCGAGATGGGGCTGTGGACCCGCGAGCACGCTGGCCAGGACACCACCGGCGTCATCGCCCACAGCGATAAGGGCGTTCAATACCTCGCGGTTCGCTACACCCAGCGCTTGACCGAGGCCGGCGCCGTCGCATCCGTCGGGTCGACGGGCGACTCGTATGACAACGCCCTGGCCGAGGCGTTCAACTCGCTGTTCAAGGCCGAGCTGATCCGCAACAAGGGCCCCTGGAAGAACATCGACGACCTCGAGATCGCCGTCGCCGAGTACATCGACTGGTTCAACCACCGACGCCTGCACGGCGAGATCGGACTCGTCCCACCCGTCGAGTTCGAGGAAGAGCACTACCGGCACAACCCCGCGCCGACTACCGTCGACGCGTCACTTCAGAGCCTCCACTGA
- a CDS encoding aspartate carbamoyltransferase catalytic subunit — protein MRKHLLSVDDLSVDDIATIFATAAEMHDVQRREVKKLPALRGRTVINLFFEDSTRTRSSFEIAGKWLSADTINITGKGSSASKGESLRDTVLTITAMGVDALVMRHSASGAAQQVAQWVDASVINAGDGTHEHPSQALLDAYTLQRRLGTLEGRRVLLVGDLTHSRVFRSNVKCLTRLGAEVTVVAPPTLMPSGVDAWSREAGFATSYDLDEALPKADAVMMLRVQRERMSGGFFPSAREYTVGYGLTRDRLAVLGPDVPICHPGPMNRGLEIAADAADAAQSLVLDQVSSGLAVRMSILYHLLAGEGAS, from the coding sequence GTGAGGAAGCACCTGCTCTCCGTCGACGACCTGAGCGTCGACGACATCGCCACCATCTTCGCCACCGCCGCCGAGATGCACGACGTGCAGCGGCGCGAGGTCAAGAAGCTGCCCGCGCTGCGCGGGCGCACGGTGATCAACCTGTTCTTCGAGGACTCCACACGCACCCGGTCGAGCTTCGAGATCGCCGGCAAGTGGCTCTCGGCCGACACCATCAACATCACCGGCAAGGGCAGCTCGGCCTCCAAGGGCGAGAGCCTGCGCGACACCGTGCTGACCATCACCGCGATGGGCGTCGACGCCCTGGTGATGCGCCACTCCGCCAGCGGGGCGGCCCAGCAGGTCGCGCAGTGGGTCGACGCCAGCGTGATCAACGCCGGCGACGGCACCCACGAGCACCCCTCGCAGGCGCTGCTCGACGCCTACACGCTGCAGCGCAGGCTGGGCACGCTCGAGGGCAGGCGGGTGCTGCTGGTCGGCGACCTGACCCACAGCCGGGTCTTCCGCTCCAACGTCAAGTGCCTGACCCGGCTGGGGGCCGAGGTCACGGTCGTCGCCCCGCCCACGCTGATGCCCAGCGGTGTCGACGCCTGGTCGCGCGAGGCCGGCTTCGCGACGTCGTACGACCTCGACGAGGCGCTGCCCAAGGCCGACGCGGTGATGATGCTGCGCGTCCAGCGCGAGCGGATGAGCGGCGGCTTCTTCCCCAGCGCGCGGGAGTACACCGTGGGCTACGGACTGACCCGCGACCGGCTCGCGGTGCTCGGGCCCGACGTGCCGATCTGCCACCCCGGCCCGATGAACCGTGGCCTCGAGATCGCCGCCGACGCCGCCGACGCCGCGCAGTCGCTGGTGCTCGACCAGGTCTCGTCGGGCCTCGCGGTGCGGATGTCGATCCTCTACCACCTGCTGGCCGGCGAAGGAGCCTCCTGA
- a CDS encoding YobI family P-loop NTPase — protein MSTTTASTQDPTEGAKPRRSARPAGPVTLRSLAPEYVEEQHSLYLRHLNEAVSEKKNRNIALTGRYGSGKSSVLDQFEEDHKDGAVRISINTLGPDAENEGLTNRIQKELVKQLIYRAKPGLLRRSRFARTAPLTKGKAAAEAAVLTAVLGALLTLLDILPHVSGTGDGHNWFVRISASVTFAVLAFAVIWLARWVIGDRVISQFQTAGTAVQLEAGPDTYFDKYLDELVTYFVKGQ, from the coding sequence GTGAGTACGACAACTGCCTCCACCCAGGACCCAACCGAGGGCGCGAAACCGCGGCGAAGTGCGCGGCCTGCCGGCCCGGTGACCCTCCGGTCGCTTGCCCCGGAGTACGTCGAGGAGCAGCACTCGCTCTATCTGCGCCATCTCAATGAAGCCGTTTCAGAGAAGAAGAACCGCAACATCGCGCTCACGGGTCGCTACGGCTCGGGCAAGTCCAGTGTCCTCGACCAGTTTGAGGAAGACCATAAGGACGGCGCCGTCCGCATCAGCATCAACACCCTCGGGCCCGATGCTGAGAACGAAGGACTCACGAACCGCATCCAGAAGGAGTTGGTCAAGCAGCTCATCTACAGAGCGAAGCCAGGACTTCTGCGACGTTCACGCTTCGCACGGACCGCGCCCTTGACCAAAGGCAAGGCGGCGGCGGAAGCCGCGGTCCTCACAGCTGTTCTCGGCGCACTTCTCACTCTTCTCGACATACTTCCACACGTCAGCGGCACCGGGGACGGCCATAATTGGTTCGTCCGCATTAGTGCAAGCGTGACGTTCGCCGTACTCGCCTTCGCCGTCATCTGGCTCGCGCGGTGGGTTATCGGAGACCGAGTCATCTCCCAGTTCCAAACCGCCGGCACCGCTGTTCAGCTCGAAGCGGGCCCCGACACCTATTTCGACAAGTACCTCGACGAGCTCGTGACGTACTTTGTCAAGGGCCAGTGA
- the istB gene encoding IS21-like element helper ATPase IstB, protein MTTTTAAAPPLPTELEDLLRKLRLPHIRRHAPEVVATAKAQRWEPVEVLKALFVEEVAGRERSALATRRAAAGFPTGKTFDAWQPEISSIPAPTQQALRTLEWVHRRENLVLCGPSGTGKTFLLEALGQQAVEAGLKVAWFTLEDLGVLLRRHRADDTVSKAIARILRADLVIVDDIGLLPVATDAAEGLYRLVDAAYEKRSVAISSNLHPAGFDELMPKTLATATVDRLLHHAHVCQTSGESVRLTQALAGQGVNPLS, encoded by the coding sequence ATGACGACCACGACAGCAGCCGCGCCGCCGCTGCCCACCGAACTCGAGGACCTGCTGCGCAAGCTGCGGCTACCGCACATCCGCCGCCACGCCCCCGAGGTGGTGGCAACCGCGAAGGCGCAACGCTGGGAGCCGGTCGAGGTGTTGAAGGCGCTGTTCGTCGAGGAAGTCGCCGGCCGGGAACGCTCCGCCCTGGCCACCCGCCGCGCCGCCGCGGGGTTCCCGACCGGGAAGACCTTCGATGCCTGGCAGCCCGAGATCTCCTCGATCCCAGCACCGACCCAGCAGGCGCTACGAACCCTGGAATGGGTGCACCGCCGCGAGAACCTCGTGCTGTGCGGCCCATCGGGGACCGGGAAGACGTTCCTGCTCGAGGCGCTGGGCCAGCAGGCCGTCGAGGCCGGGCTGAAGGTCGCCTGGTTCACCCTGGAAGACCTCGGGGTGCTGCTGCGCCGCCATCGTGCCGACGACACCGTGTCCAAGGCCATCGCCCGCATCCTGCGAGCCGACCTCGTCATCGTCGACGACATCGGGCTACTCCCGGTCGCCACCGACGCCGCCGAAGGGCTCTACCGCCTCGTCGATGCCGCCTACGAGAAACGCTCGGTCGCGATCTCCTCGAACCTGCACCCAGCCGGGTTCGACGAGCTGATGCCCAAGACGCTGGCCACCGCCACCGTCGACCGGCTGCTGCACCACGCCCACGTCTGCCAGACCTCAGGTGAGTCAGTCCGACTCACTCAGGCACTCGCCGGCCAGGGGGTGAACCCCTTGAGCTGA